A part of Miscanthus floridulus cultivar M001 chromosome 6, ASM1932011v1, whole genome shotgun sequence genomic DNA contains:
- the LOC136461854 gene encoding protein ABCI7, chloroplastic-like: MTSPSPLCAASCSTALRAPPPLLRFLRSSAPVSASVARAAPAVSDDLVLRIAEQLEDSVTSTSPLLDPLRSASALSLLSTPWPTRRSSEAFRFTDISYLRSLPISLPSREPDLALPSSPFSSHVLFSDGILLSSSGAHVSTLADLPPGRARHRAAAALAASAEFSHKDLFYDFNAVGARDVVVVHVPEGVKVADDPIHIMFAYTNSGVESMLMSNPRVLVVAEKAAEVAIVEEHFGAGEEGGCYWANPVAEIIIDEGARVVHSYVQHQSFAAAHTKWTVVKQDTTSKYEFVEVSTGAKLNRHNLHIEQLGPETETELSTLHLTSQNKQIHDLHSRLILDHPRGFSRQLHKCIACGTGNSIFDGNIKVNRYAQQTDAGQETKCLILSPKALVNVKPNLQIIADDVKCTHGAAISGELDPNELFYFQARGINTKTATDALLYFFGAHVIKRIPFKPISEKALAQFKELLASSR, translated from the exons ATGACCTCGCCGTCGCCGCTGTGCGCCGCCTCCTGCTCCACCGCTCTCCGCGCGCCGCCGCCTCTCCTTCGCTTCCTCCGCTCTTCCGCTCCGGTATCCGCCTCCGTGGCGCGCGCGGCGCCCGCCGTCTCCGACGACCTCGTCCTCCGCATCGCCGAGCAGCTCGAGGACTCGGTGACCTCCACCTCCCCGCTCCTCGACCCCCTCCGCTCCGCCTCCGCGCTCTCCCTCCTCTCCACGCCCTGGCCGACTCGCCGCTCCAGCGAGGCCTTCCGCTTCACTGACATCTCCTACCTCCGCTCCCTCCCCATCTCCCTCCCCTCCCGGGAGCCCGACCTCGCGCTGCCGTCCTCCCCTTTCTCTTCCCACGTCCTCTTCTCGGATGGGATCCTCCTATCCTCCTCTGGTGCCCATGTCAGCACCCTCGCCGATCTTCCCCCTGGCCGCGCCCggcaccgcgccgccgccgcgctcgccgccTCCGCTGAATTCTCCCACAAGGACCTCTTCTACGACTTCAACGCCGTTGGGGCGAGGGACGTCGTTGTCGTGCACGTGCCTGAGGGGGTCAAGGTGGCTGACGACCCAATCCACATCATGTTCGCCTATACCAATAGCGGTGTTGAGAGTATGCTGATGTCCAATCCAAGGGTTCTGGTCGTGGCCGAGAAGGCAGCAGAGGTGGCCATAGTGGAGGAGCACTTTGGGGCTGGAGAAGAAGGTGGTTGCTATTGGGCCAATCCAGTGGCAGAGATTATCATCGACGAGGGCGCAAGAGTGGTTCATTCATACGTGCAACATCAATCATTTGCTGCAGCACATACTAAATGGACAGTCGTCAAGCAG GATACAACTAGTAAATATGAGTTTGTTGAGGTCAGCACTGGAGCAAAATTGAACAGGCACAATCTCCATATCGAGCAATTAGGTCCTGAGACAGAGACAGAACTGTCAACACTTCACTTAACATCTCAGAATAAGCAGATACATGATCTGCACAGCAGACTGATACTTGATCACCCTAGAGGTTTTTCACGACAGCTCCACAAATGCATTGCTTGTGGCACAGGAAATAGCATATTTGATGGCAATATTAAAGTCAACAG GTATGCACAACAAACTGATGCGGGGCAAGAAACCAAGTGTCTTATCCTATCACCAAAGGCGCTTGTTAATGTCAAACCGAACCTTCAGATTATTGCTGATGATGTGAAGTGTACTCATGGTGCCGCCATCAGTGGTGAGCTTGATCCAAATGAGCTCTTCTACTTCCAGGCAAGAGGTATCAACACGAAAACTGCAACAGATGCCCTGTTATACTTCTTTGGAGCCCATGTGATAAAGCGCATACCGTTTAAGCCCATAAGTGAGAAGGCATTAGCACAGTTCAAAGAGTTGCTTGCTTCATCCAGATAA
- the LOC136461855 gene encoding uncharacterized protein, producing the protein MALRLSAPFLTSRFTPSQASAPRRRTRARSFSPSADARAACFRRPYTSVLIVPTGVGAAVGGFAGDALPVARALTGVADCVISHPNVLNAAMLYWPMPNTLYVEGYALDRFAEGSWALQPVHQNKVGLVLDSGIEEDLRLRHLQVADATRASLGLPVVEYIVTDAPLEIKTWFDPRCGKSTGNVGNSDSLLRAVDALVTHSDVNAVAVVARFPDDDPEDSDCYREGKGVDLLAGVEAIISHLIVKEFKIPSAHAPAVLPPPLSPLVCPRSAAEEIGYTFLPCVLAGLSNAPQYVMRKGSLDNGCIVAGDVDSVILPKDSCGGDGTLAFARAARKDKPLIITVQENETVLDDTPDKFGIEALNVRNYWEAIGVIAAHKAGVNPNALRRQGIDHLKSSRRLYSAHSSSPKPSARPPVHDKVHIQQLVRQI; encoded by the exons ATGGCGCTCCGTCTCTCTGCTCCGTTCCTCACCTCGCGCTTTACGCCGTCGCAGGCGTCTGCGCCGCGCAGGCGCACCCGGGCCCGCTCTTTCTCTCCGTCCGCCGATGCGCGGGCCGCGTGCTTCAGGAGACCCTACACGTCCGTTCTAATTGTCCCCACGGGCGTCGGCGCGGCCGTCGGGGGCTTTGCCGGCGACGCCCTTCCGGTTGCGCGAGCCCTCACCGGCGTCGCCGACTGTGTCATATCCCACCCAAAC GTGCTGAACGCTGCGATGCTGTACTGGCCGATGCCCAATACACTTTACGTCGAAGGTTACGCCCTTGACAGGTTCGCAGAAGGATCCTGGGCACTCCAACCTGTTCACCAGAACAAG GTAGGCTTGGTGTTGGATTCTGGAATCGAGGAAGACCTCCGGCTGCGCCACTTGCAGGTTGCAGATGCCACGAGGGCTTCTCTTGGCTTGCCTGTAGTGGAGTACATTGTCACAGATGCTCCTCTGGAG ATCAAGACATGGTTTGATCCCAGGTGTGGGAAGTCGACGGGGAATGTTGGTAACTCTGATTCTCTTCTGAGAGCAGTGGACGCACTAGTGACACATTCAGACGTGAATGCTGTGGCAGTTGTTGCACGCTTTCCAGATGATGACCCAGAAGATTCAGATTGTTACCGGGAAGGAAAA GGTGTTGATCTATTGGCAGGAGTTGAAGCAATTATCAGTCATCTAATTGTGAAAGAATTCAAAATCCCTTCTGCACATGCTCCTGCAGTGTTACCCCCACCACTCAGCCCATTAGTATGCCCTAGATCTGCTGCTGAAGAG ATTGGATATACATTTCTGCCTTGTGTGCTTGCTGGGTTAAGCAATGCTCCACAGTATGTCATGAGGAAAGGAAGCTTGGACAATGGTTGCATAGTGGCTGGTGATGTTGACAGTGTTATTCTTCCCAAAGACTCTTGTGGAGGAGATGGTACACTTGCTTTTGCTCGGGCTGCAAGAAAGGACAAG CCCTTAATCATTACTGTACAGGAAAATGAGACAGTGCTTGATGATACTCCAGACAAGTTCGGCATAGAAGCG CTGAATGTCCGGAACTACTGGGAAGCAATTGGAGTCATTGCTGCTCACAAGGCAGGTGTCAATCCAAATGCTCTTAGAAGACAAGGGATTGATCATCTTAAGAGTTCAAGACGATTATACTCTGCTCACTCTTCAAGTCCTAAGCCATCGGCCCGTCCTCCAGTGCACGATAAAGTACATATACAGCAGCTAGTTAGACAAATTTAg